One window of the Allosaccharopolyspora coralli genome contains the following:
- a CDS encoding DUF2207 domain-containing protein, translated as MSNKRVLISAVVGIVATIFLCLPVAASAQELRGAASSQVDVTVERDGALTVTEKITVPPGQTAHRTVPLREPADDGARERVHGVRDISVDGPGTGETDGETFRLSLEPGESTVTYVVDGTVAPLGEVDEVSWQVAGGWDVPLEQVGIDFRVPAPSESIMCTTGSVGAGTPCDEFQITHTQEIRGSESDLAPGDRIDFTVQLPAAAVPANAVFEDTFSLTRAFSLTPASGAGLAGAGLALVGGFGVLWYVRGRDTAALVADVDPVDVLVDGPDGVTFASPDGVLPGQVGTVVDEHVDVVDVTATMLDLAVRNYLWIEEIPGEQGSRDWRIVGLNPPDESLRDYERAVYELLLGTGEGQREVLLSHLRAGEALDLTRVRDALYADVVDHGWFTRRPDTERNLFWWLGVGLGIAGVVLTVLLAATSALALLGVAVALGGVALTFGAGLMPARTSRGSAVVAQVRGLRDYLHSATADALPAGDREVVFSRSLPYAVVLGETARWLAEFAELDPGADGTPGLYWYGEYVTEAGHVVPDLRRFRTHLPLLIDAMDGVLAQAGHLRSLR; from the coding sequence GTGTCGAACAAGCGCGTCCTGATCTCCGCCGTCGTCGGCATCGTCGCGACGATCTTCCTGTGCCTTCCCGTTGCCGCATCCGCACAGGAACTCCGCGGCGCCGCCTCGTCCCAGGTGGACGTCACGGTGGAGCGCGACGGCGCGCTGACGGTGACCGAGAAGATCACGGTGCCGCCAGGGCAGACAGCGCACCGCACCGTGCCCCTCCGCGAGCCTGCCGACGACGGTGCGCGGGAACGCGTGCACGGCGTGCGAGACATCAGCGTCGACGGGCCGGGAACCGGCGAGACCGACGGGGAGACGTTCAGGCTCTCGCTGGAACCCGGCGAATCGACCGTGACGTACGTCGTCGACGGGACGGTGGCGCCACTCGGCGAGGTCGACGAGGTGTCCTGGCAGGTCGCCGGTGGTTGGGACGTGCCGCTCGAGCAGGTCGGGATCGACTTCCGGGTACCGGCGCCCAGCGAGTCGATCATGTGCACCACCGGCTCGGTCGGAGCGGGGACACCCTGCGACGAGTTCCAGATCACCCACACCCAGGAGATCCGTGGCAGTGAGTCGGACCTGGCCCCGGGCGATCGGATCGACTTCACCGTCCAGCTACCCGCGGCAGCGGTACCGGCGAACGCCGTCTTCGAGGACACCTTCAGCCTCACCCGGGCGTTCTCGCTGACCCCGGCCAGCGGCGCCGGGCTCGCCGGAGCCGGACTGGCGCTCGTCGGCGGGTTCGGCGTCCTCTGGTACGTGCGGGGCAGGGACACCGCAGCGCTCGTCGCCGACGTCGACCCGGTCGACGTTCTCGTCGACGGCCCTGACGGCGTCACGTTCGCCTCGCCCGACGGTGTCCTGCCCGGCCAGGTCGGCACGGTCGTCGACGAGCACGTCGACGTCGTGGACGTGACCGCGACGATGCTCGACCTCGCGGTGCGCAACTACCTGTGGATCGAGGAGATTCCCGGCGAGCAGGGCTCGCGCGACTGGCGGATCGTCGGGCTCAATCCGCCGGACGAGTCGTTGCGGGACTACGAGCGCGCCGTCTACGAACTGCTGCTCGGCACCGGCGAGGGCCAGCGGGAAGTGTTGCTCTCGCACCTGCGCGCGGGCGAAGCGCTGGATCTCACCCGGGTCCGTGACGCGCTGTACGCCGACGTCGTCGACCACGGGTGGTTCACCCGCCGTCCGGACACCGAGCGAAACCTGTTCTGGTGGCTGGGCGTCGGACTCGGGATCGCGGGCGTCGTGCTCACCGTGCTGCTCGCGGCGACCTCGGCGCTGGCGTTGCTCGGTGTCGCCGTCGCGCTCGGCGGCGTCGCGCTCACGTTCGGTGCCGGGCTCATGCCCGCCCGCACCTCCCGTGGCAGCGCCGTCGTCGCCCAGGTGCGGGGCTTGCGGGACTACCTGCACTCCGCGACCGCGGACGCCCTGCCCGCCGGAGATCGCGAGGTGGTGTTCTCCCGGTCCCTGCCGTACGCCGTGGTGCTGGGCGAGACCGCACGCTGGCTCGCCGAGTTCGCCGAGCTGGATCCCGGCGCCGACGGGACTCCCGGCCTGTACTGGTACGGCGAGTACGTGACCGAGGCCGGGCACGTGGTTCCCGACCTGCGCCGGTTCCGGACTCACCTGCCGCTGCTGATCGACGCGATGGACGGGGTGCTGGCTCAGGCGGGACATCTGCGTTCGCTGCGGTGA
- a CDS encoding M16 family metallopeptidase, with the protein MAEPQLHRLTLPNGLRVVLAPDDAPGRAPVVGVSVHYDVGFRSEPEGRTGFAHLFEHLMFQGSESLEKLAHFRHVQGSGGIFNGSTHQDYTDYFQVLPSAALERALFLEADRMRAPKLTEENLRNQVDVVKEEIRLNVLNRPYGGFPWILLPPVLYGTFANAHNGYGDFTDLEEATVDDCAAFFDTFYAPGNAVLTITGDLDVEQTTELVHRHFGDVPARAVRERPSFAEPFPERELRGHHADPHAPLPAVAIGHRLPDPVGELDAYLANVVLAAVLTDGDASRLQQRMVYRDQLVVDVHAGCGLMGAPLDARDPDTFTFTAIHTPEVGADRVVGAIDEELDALASSGPTAEELSRVTARWTAGLHRENDRVVSRTLDLGSAELVHGKAELISELPRRISEVTVEHVAEAAKALRPDARAVLELEPAGSDSADSAGGTA; encoded by the coding sequence ATGGCGGAACCGCAGTTGCATCGACTCACCCTGCCCAACGGGCTGCGCGTGGTGCTGGCGCCCGACGACGCACCGGGGCGGGCGCCGGTGGTCGGCGTCAGCGTCCACTACGACGTCGGGTTCCGGTCCGAGCCGGAAGGCCGCACCGGCTTCGCGCACCTCTTCGAACACCTCATGTTCCAGGGCAGCGAGAGCCTCGAGAAGCTCGCGCACTTCCGGCACGTGCAGGGCTCCGGCGGCATCTTCAACGGATCGACGCACCAGGACTACACCGACTACTTCCAGGTGCTGCCCTCGGCGGCGCTGGAACGTGCGCTGTTCCTCGAGGCCGACCGGATGCGGGCGCCGAAACTCACCGAGGAGAACCTCCGCAACCAGGTCGACGTGGTCAAGGAGGAGATCCGCCTCAACGTGCTCAACCGGCCCTACGGCGGGTTCCCGTGGATCCTGCTGCCGCCGGTGCTCTACGGCACGTTCGCCAACGCCCACAACGGCTACGGCGACTTCACCGACCTCGAAGAGGCCACCGTCGACGACTGCGCGGCGTTCTTCGACACCTTCTACGCACCGGGTAACGCGGTACTCACGATCACCGGTGATCTCGACGTCGAGCAGACCACGGAGCTCGTGCACCGCCACTTCGGCGACGTGCCCGCCCGCGCGGTCCGGGAGCGTCCGTCGTTCGCCGAACCGTTCCCGGAGCGGGAACTGCGGGGGCATCACGCCGATCCGCACGCGCCGCTGCCCGCCGTCGCGATCGGGCACCGGCTGCCCGACCCGGTCGGCGAGCTCGACGCGTACCTGGCGAACGTCGTGCTGGCCGCGGTGCTCACCGACGGCGACGCCTCCCGGTTGCAGCAGCGCATGGTCTACCGCGACCAGCTCGTCGTCGACGTCCACGCCGGCTGCGGTCTGATGGGGGCACCGCTCGACGCGCGGGACCCCGACACGTTCACGTTCACCGCGATCCACACCCCCGAGGTCGGCGCGGACCGGGTCGTCGGGGCCATCGACGAGGAACTCGACGCGCTCGCGTCCTCCGGGCCGACCGCAGAAGAACTGTCTCGGGTCACCGCCCGCTGGACGGCAGGCCTGCACCGGGAGAACGATCGGGTCGTCTCCCGCACCCTGGACCTCGGCAGTGCCGAACTGGTGCACGGCAAGGCCGAACTGATCTCCGAACTGCCGCGCCGCATCTCCGAGGTCACCGTCGAGCACGTCGCCGAGGCCGCCAAGGCCCTGCGCCCCGACGCCCGGGCCGTTCTCGAACTCGAACCCGCAGGCTCCGACTCGGCAGACTCGGCTGGAGGAACCGCATGA